The Sandaracinaceae bacterium genome contains a region encoding:
- a CDS encoding NAD(+)/NADH kinase, whose protein sequence is MSAPRVLVIYKRTTYQRFRGGKSQRIQALLDQGHRSVASLLEAHEAHLATLERAKDVLKQLGADARFRHAYSPEPEHEWDLVVTLGGDGTLLWASHMVGADTPMIAINSAPKTSVGYFCAGDSGQVGELLEAALAGDMRSTKLNRMQVGVDGEVVHTRVLNDVLFCHACPAATTRYLLRRGDVEESQMSSGIWAGPAAGSTAAVRSAGGRVLPIGSQRIQYVVREPYHRGETRLQLQKGVLAADEELAFVSLIREGRLYFDGENRVQNVDIGSEVVFSRSPEALHILGLRGTRRPPADDEQPPG, encoded by the coding sequence ATGAGCGCTCCGCGCGTCCTGGTCATCTACAAGCGCACCACCTATCAGCGCTTCCGTGGTGGGAAGAGCCAGCGCATCCAGGCGCTGCTGGACCAGGGGCACCGTAGCGTAGCGTCCCTGCTCGAGGCACACGAGGCGCACCTGGCCACGCTCGAGCGGGCCAAGGACGTGCTCAAGCAGCTCGGCGCCGACGCCCGCTTTCGGCACGCGTACTCCCCAGAGCCCGAGCACGAGTGGGACCTGGTCGTCACGCTCGGCGGCGATGGGACGCTGCTCTGGGCGTCGCACATGGTGGGCGCCGACACGCCCATGATCGCCATCAACTCGGCTCCGAAGACCAGCGTCGGCTACTTCTGCGCGGGCGACTCGGGGCAGGTGGGCGAGCTGCTCGAGGCGGCCCTCGCGGGCGATATGCGCTCCACCAAGCTGAACCGCATGCAGGTCGGCGTCGACGGCGAGGTCGTGCACACCCGGGTGCTCAACGACGTGCTCTTCTGCCACGCCTGCCCCGCCGCCACCACGCGCTACCTGCTGCGCCGTGGTGACGTCGAGGAGTCGCAGATGTCGAGCGGCATCTGGGCGGGCCCCGCCGCGGGCTCCACCGCGGCCGTGCGCAGCGCAGGCGGTCGCGTGCTGCCCATTGGCTCGCAGCGCATCCAGTACGTGGTGCGCGAGCCGTACCACCGGGGCGAGACGCGCCTCCAGCTCCAGAAGGGCGTCCTCGCTGCGGACGAGGAGCTCGCGTTCGTGAGTCTCATTCGCGAGGGACGGCTCTACTTCGACGGCGAGAACCGCGTCCAGAACGTCGACATCGGCTCCGAGGTCGTCTTCTCGCGCTCTCCCGAGGCCCTCCACATCCTCGGCTTGCGGGGCACGCGCCGTCCACCGGCGGACGACGAGCAGCCTCCCGGCTGA
- a CDS encoding NUDIX hydrolase produces the protein MTRHADWQTPSISIEVVDDQSATARCDQGFLKLRRLRLKNRYQDGTESAPYPYDVVDRAALDAVVMLLHRTGPDGVEVCIRSSLRPPLGVRTRAETQTVSVLWEVPAGLIEPEEAAGVSVDGVLPGVRSCAARETLEETGYVVPEERFEPLGRMTYLSPGVLAERLHYVVASLDGCTVGDPTLDGSPVEEGSRLLFVSLADAIAAVDRGDIQDAKTEVALRRFVASRASRGQPT, from the coding sequence ATGACCAGACACGCCGACTGGCAGACGCCGTCCATCTCCATCGAGGTCGTCGACGACCAGAGCGCTACCGCGCGGTGTGACCAGGGGTTCCTCAAGCTGCGCCGGCTGCGGCTGAAGAACCGCTATCAGGACGGCACCGAGAGCGCCCCGTACCCGTATGACGTGGTCGACCGCGCCGCCCTCGACGCCGTGGTGATGTTGCTCCACCGCACGGGCCCCGATGGCGTCGAGGTGTGCATCCGCTCGTCGCTGCGCCCACCGCTGGGCGTGCGCACCCGCGCCGAGACCCAGACCGTCAGCGTCCTGTGGGAGGTGCCCGCTGGTCTGATCGAGCCCGAGGAGGCAGCGGGTGTGAGCGTGGACGGCGTGCTCCCCGGGGTCCGCTCGTGCGCAGCGCGCGAGACCCTCGAAGAGACCGGCTACGTCGTCCCCGAAGAGCGCTTCGAGCCTCTCGGGCGCATGACCTATCTGAGCCCGGGTGTCCTCGCCGAGCGCCTCCACTACGTGGTGGCCTCGCTCGATGGCTGCACCGTGGGCGACCCCACGCTCGACGGCTCGCCGGTCGAGGAGGGCAGCAGGCTGCTCTTCGTCAGCCTGGCGGACGCCATCGCCGCCGTGGACCGAGGCGACATCCAGGACGCCAAGACCGAGGTCGCCCTGCGTCGCTTCGTGGCGTCCCGGGCGTCCCGAGGGCAACCGACATGA
- the fsa gene encoding fructose-6-phosphate aldolase, with protein sequence MEIFIDSADLDEIRDVAAMGVVDGVTTNPSLIAKVGRPLKDVIVDICKIVDGPISAEVLATDYEGIVREGRELAQLHPNVVVKVPLIADGLKAVKTFTSEGIKTNVTLCFSVTQGLLAAKAGATYISPFIGRVDDVSGDGMELIEQLVTCYANYGLKTKVLAASIRHPRHVVECLMLGAHVGTLPRDVILRLVQHPLTDLGLARFLEDAKKIPQS encoded by the coding sequence ATGGAGATCTTCATCGATTCGGCCGACCTCGACGAGATTCGCGATGTGGCGGCCATGGGCGTCGTCGACGGCGTCACCACCAACCCCTCCCTCATCGCCAAGGTCGGGCGCCCGCTCAAGGACGTCATCGTCGACATCTGCAAGATCGTCGACGGTCCCATCAGCGCCGAGGTGCTGGCCACGGACTACGAGGGCATCGTCCGCGAGGGCCGCGAGCTGGCGCAGCTCCATCCGAACGTGGTGGTCAAGGTCCCGCTCATCGCCGACGGGCTCAAGGCCGTGAAGACCTTCACCTCCGAGGGCATCAAGACCAACGTCACCCTCTGCTTCAGCGTCACCCAGGGCCTGCTCGCGGCCAAGGCCGGCGCCACGTACATCAGCCCGTTCATCGGCCGCGTGGACGACGTGAGCGGCGACGGCATGGAGCTCATCGAGCAGCTCGTCACCTGCTACGCGAACTACGGCCTGAAGACCAAGGTGCTCGCCGCCAGCATCCGTCACCCGCGCCACGTCGTCGAATGCTTGATGCTCGGCGCGCACGTGGGCACGCTCCCCCGCGATGTCATCCTGCGCCTCGTGCAGCATCCCCTCACCGACCTCGGGCTCGCGCGCTTCCTCGAAGACGCCAAGAAGATCCCGCAGTCGTGA
- the greB gene encoding transcription elongation factor GreB, translating to MGQRTPKPVEPRSGYITQEGYARLSAEFEQLYRVERPKVVKGVAEAAAEGDRSENAEYIYGKKKLREIDRRLRHLGQRLNAVTVVQPDEARDDGKVYFGAYVHLESEHGEELRIRIVGPDEFDAKRGFISMDSPMAKAILRREEGDEVQVTRPRGVTRFEIVEVRYKPFPDG from the coding sequence ATGGGACAACGCACGCCGAAACCCGTCGAGCCGCGCTCCGGCTACATCACGCAAGAGGGCTACGCCCGGCTCAGCGCCGAGTTCGAGCAGCTCTACCGCGTCGAGCGCCCCAAGGTGGTCAAGGGCGTGGCCGAAGCCGCCGCCGAGGGCGACCGCTCCGAGAACGCCGAGTACATCTACGGCAAGAAGAAGCTGCGCGAGATCGACCGCCGCCTGCGCCACCTCGGCCAGCGCCTGAACGCCGTCACGGTCGTACAGCCCGACGAGGCCCGCGACGACGGCAAGGTCTACTTCGGCGCCTACGTGCACCTCGAGAGCGAGCACGGCGAAGAGCTCCGCATCCGCATCGTCGGCCCCGACGAGTTCGACGCGAAGCGCGGCTTCATCAGCATGGACTCCCCCATGGCCAAGGCCATCCTCCGGCGCGAGGAAGGCGACGAAGTCCAAGTCACCCGCCCCCGCGGAGTGACGCGCTTCGAGATCGTCGAGGTCCGCTACAAGCCCTTCCCCGACGGCTGA
- the cls gene encoding cardiolipin synthase: MPTFDLPPTGLAILTALQVVWVVLSSGYIILERRSSQATIAWIVTFAALPVVAFLIYVFLGPRRFDRRKRRRHRARSVVGKQQADLERCTLPSDIADNTPTVSLLENAVGEAATLRWADVDLLFGGVAKYEALCAAIAGARSKILMEYYIWEPDHIGTRIRDLLTERASAGVRVSVIVDGLGSGNAKAKFWAPLRAAGGEVRPFNGVNWTTWRPTMTNFRTHRKIAVIDGRIGFTGGMNLTDNHSAEFAGEAAWRDTHLRLQGSAVEGLARVFYEDWQYAGGDAPKLMLAPARDTGARGQLQDVPVQVVSSGPDENIDAIHKLFFSTITAAKRRIQLTTPYFVPDEAMMNALSVAGMRGVRVELLLPTAGDQPIVAAAARSYYPELLAAGVIIHELEAPVLHAKTLVVDDLAIVGTANMDNRSFRLNFEVVVVMYDRRVAEQLAAVFAEDVARARPLDMATLNADPLPRRLLASTARLFSPML, translated from the coding sequence ATGCCGACCTTCGACCTGCCACCCACGGGCCTCGCCATCTTGACCGCGCTGCAGGTCGTGTGGGTGGTCCTGTCGAGCGGCTACATCATCCTCGAGCGGCGCTCGTCCCAGGCGACCATCGCGTGGATCGTCACGTTCGCTGCGCTGCCGGTGGTGGCCTTCCTGATCTACGTGTTCCTGGGCCCGCGTCGCTTCGACCGCCGCAAGCGACGACGCCACCGGGCGCGCAGCGTAGTGGGCAAGCAGCAGGCGGACCTCGAGCGCTGCACCCTGCCCAGCGACATCGCGGACAACACGCCCACCGTGAGCCTGCTCGAGAACGCGGTGGGCGAGGCCGCGACGCTACGTTGGGCCGACGTCGACCTGCTCTTCGGGGGCGTCGCCAAGTACGAGGCCCTGTGTGCCGCGATAGCGGGTGCGCGCTCGAAGATCCTGATGGAGTACTACATCTGGGAGCCCGACCACATCGGGACCCGCATCCGCGACCTGCTCACGGAGCGCGCGTCGGCGGGCGTCCGCGTGAGCGTCATCGTGGACGGACTCGGCTCCGGGAACGCCAAGGCCAAGTTCTGGGCGCCGCTGCGCGCGGCCGGCGGCGAGGTGCGCCCGTTCAACGGCGTGAACTGGACCACCTGGCGCCCCACCATGACCAACTTCCGGACCCACCGGAAGATCGCGGTCATCGACGGGCGCATCGGCTTCACCGGCGGCATGAACCTGACCGACAACCACAGCGCCGAGTTCGCGGGCGAGGCAGCCTGGCGGGACACGCACCTGCGCTTGCAGGGCAGCGCGGTCGAGGGGCTCGCGCGCGTGTTCTACGAAGACTGGCAGTACGCGGGCGGCGACGCGCCCAAGCTCATGCTGGCGCCCGCACGGGACACCGGCGCACGCGGTCAGCTGCAAGACGTCCCCGTGCAGGTCGTGTCGTCGGGACCCGACGAGAACATCGACGCCATCCACAAGCTCTTCTTCTCGACCATCACCGCCGCGAAGCGCCGCATCCAGCTCACCACGCCGTACTTCGTCCCCGACGAGGCCATGATGAACGCGCTCTCGGTCGCGGGCATGCGCGGCGTACGCGTGGAGCTGCTGCTGCCGACGGCCGGGGACCAACCCATCGTCGCCGCCGCAGCCCGCAGCTACTACCCCGAGCTGCTCGCCGCCGGGGTCATCATCCACGAGCTCGAGGCGCCCGTGCTGCACGCCAAGACCCTCGTCGTGGACGACCTCGCCATCGTGGGCACGGCCAACATGGACAACCGCAGCTTCCGGCTGAACTTCGAGGTGGTGGTCGTCATGTACGACCGTCGCGTCGCCGAGCAGCTGGCGGCGGTGTTCGCCGAAGACGTCGCGCGCGCCCGGCCCCTCGACATGGCCACGCTCAACGCCGACCCGCTGCCACGTCGCCTGCTGGCCTCCACGGCGCGCCTGTTCTCCCCCATGCTCTGA
- a CDS encoding putative DNA-binding domain-containing protein codes for MSGPADMSLRAYQEAALRVFFDPSPSEDDLTALGSPERFRIYRNMVRHRLDKVVRAALPRTLRALGDDATAALLTEFFAEAPPRTRWFREVPEHFGAFALARFSDDLPAHVPELCRFELARWTVQHLESEPAAPVVPLSFELPPATTPALRRLRVQHRVDRRGDTPTPEPANLAVYRRLDDRPSTWVLNDIAAALLDAFVDGEGTLAERVQAVTKARDVAIDETFLERLSALLADFVERGVLLGSYAAAPAS; via the coding sequence GTGAGCGGCCCCGCAGACATGAGCCTGCGGGCCTACCAGGAGGCGGCCCTGCGCGTGTTCTTCGACCCGAGCCCGAGCGAGGACGACCTCACGGCCCTCGGCTCGCCCGAGCGCTTCCGCATCTACCGCAACATGGTGCGCCATCGCCTCGACAAGGTCGTACGCGCCGCGCTCCCACGCACCCTGCGCGCGCTGGGCGACGACGCGACGGCGGCCCTGCTGACCGAGTTCTTCGCCGAGGCCCCGCCGCGCACGCGCTGGTTTCGTGAGGTCCCGGAGCACTTCGGGGCGTTCGCGCTCGCGCGCTTCTCGGACGACCTGCCCGCGCACGTCCCCGAGCTGTGCCGCTTCGAGCTGGCGCGCTGGACGGTCCAGCACCTCGAGTCCGAGCCCGCGGCGCCCGTGGTGCCGCTCAGCTTCGAGCTGCCGCCGGCCACCACGCCAGCGCTGCGTCGTCTGCGGGTGCAGCATCGGGTCGATCGACGCGGAGACACCCCCACCCCCGAGCCCGCCAACCTCGCCGTGTACCGGCGGCTGGACGACCGACCCTCCACGTGGGTGCTGAACGACATCGCCGCCGCCCTGCTCGACGCGTTCGTCGACGGCGAGGGCACGCTCGCCGAGCGCGTCCAGGCCGTCACCAAGGCCCGTGACGTCGCCATCGACGAGACCTTCCTCGAGCGGCTGTCCGCGTTGCTGGCCGACTTCGTCGAGCGCGGCGTGCTGCTCGGCTCCTACGCGGCCGCCCCCGCCTCCTGA
- a CDS encoding DUF692 domain-containing protein produces the protein MTRAHDAVSGVGIGLRMGNSEALLAELPAEVRWVEVHPENYIERGGRFARILERARESWPVVTHGLTMCFGALEPCDPRYQRELRSFLTDLEVAWHSDHACFGSVDGVFAHDLLPLPFTDEAVSVVSQRIMEAQDALGLPVALENVSYYAAMGSDPLAEVDFLCEILKRTGAQLLLDVNNVYVNSQNFGFDPRAWIDRVPVDRVVQMHVAGHLVREDGLRIDTHGEPVPEGVYSLLEHTLRRSGSKPILLERDNNIPPLAEQLDELRRLQAIVDRVCTAEACA, from the coding sequence ATGACACGAGCACATGACGCAGTCAGCGGGGTCGGCATCGGCCTCCGTATGGGCAACTCGGAGGCACTGCTCGCAGAGCTCCCCGCCGAGGTGCGCTGGGTGGAGGTGCACCCGGAGAACTACATCGAGCGTGGCGGCCGCTTCGCGCGCATCCTCGAGCGCGCCCGCGAGTCGTGGCCGGTCGTCACGCACGGCCTGACGATGTGCTTCGGCGCCCTCGAGCCGTGTGACCCGCGCTATCAGCGCGAGCTGCGCAGCTTCCTGACCGACCTCGAGGTCGCCTGGCACTCGGACCACGCCTGCTTTGGGTCGGTGGACGGAGTCTTCGCGCATGACCTCTTGCCGCTGCCGTTCACCGACGAGGCCGTCAGCGTCGTGAGCCAGCGCATCATGGAGGCGCAGGACGCGCTCGGGCTGCCGGTGGCGCTCGAGAACGTCAGCTACTACGCGGCCATGGGCAGCGACCCTTTGGCCGAGGTCGACTTCCTCTGCGAGATCCTGAAGCGCACCGGCGCGCAGCTGCTGCTGGACGTGAACAACGTCTACGTGAACAGCCAGAACTTCGGCTTCGACCCGCGCGCCTGGATCGATCGCGTGCCGGTCGACCGCGTGGTGCAGATGCACGTGGCGGGGCACCTGGTGCGCGAGGACGGCCTGCGTATCGACACACACGGCGAGCCCGTACCCGAGGGGGTCTACTCGTTGCTGGAGCACACCCTGCGCCGCAGCGGGAGCAAGCCCATCCTGCTGGAGCGCGACAACAACATCCCACCCCTCGCCGAGCAGCTCGACGAGCTGCGCCGCCTGCAGGCCATCGTCGATCGCGTGTGCACCGCGGAGGCCTGCGCGTGA
- a CDS encoding amidohydrolase: MDRLATRAIDAWAQVLTPRMANAPWLETLLRWTKQDHESVLPTVATTLAAMDAANVTVALLSAWHGPGGSLISNDEVAEQVAQAPERLRGVASVDLSRPMDAVREVRRRAERGPFVGVRVLPWLWDLPPNDRRFYPVYAACIEAGVPFCTQIGHTGPLCRSEPGRLIPYLDDVLLDFPELVVVGGHVGFPWIDEVVSLALKYPNFYVDTSAYAVHRLPPAFVSFMRGPGAGRVLFGSNWPMIAPARCLEKLDTLGLSDEQRAGFLWRNAARVFKLPGFDGGSPLLTTTG, encoded by the coding sequence ATGGACCGACTCGCGACGAGAGCCATCGATGCATGGGCTCAGGTGCTGACACCCCGCATGGCAAACGCGCCGTGGCTCGAGACCCTGCTGCGTTGGACCAAGCAGGATCACGAGTCGGTGCTGCCCACGGTGGCGACGACGCTGGCTGCCATGGATGCCGCCAACGTGACGGTGGCGCTGCTGTCGGCGTGGCACGGGCCAGGTGGGAGCCTCATCAGCAACGACGAGGTGGCCGAGCAGGTAGCCCAGGCACCCGAACGCCTCCGAGGCGTGGCGTCGGTCGACTTGTCGCGGCCGATGGACGCTGTGCGCGAGGTGCGGCGTCGTGCCGAGCGGGGTCCGTTCGTGGGGGTGCGTGTCTTGCCCTGGCTGTGGGACCTCCCGCCCAACGATCGCCGCTTCTACCCCGTCTATGCGGCGTGCATCGAAGCGGGGGTACCCTTCTGCACCCAGATCGGTCACACCGGCCCCCTCTGTCGGTCGGAGCCAGGACGCCTCATCCCGTATCTCGACGACGTGCTCCTCGACTTCCCCGAGCTCGTGGTGGTGGGCGGGCACGTGGGCTTCCCATGGATCGACGAGGTGGTCTCGCTCGCCCTCAAGTACCCCAACTTCTACGTGGACACGTCGGCGTACGCCGTGCACCGACTTCCCCCCGCCTTCGTGTCGTTCATGCGTGGCCCTGGCGCTGGGCGCGTGCTGTTCGGCTCGAACTGGCCGATGATCGCGCCCGCGAGGTGTCTCGAGAAGCTGGACACGCTCGGGCTGTCCGACGAACAACGCGCCGGGTTCCTCTGGCGGAACGCTGCGCGCGTCTTCAAGCTGCCGGGCTTCGATGGCGGCTCGCCGCTGCTCACCACAACGGGCTGA